In a single window of the Zea mays cultivar B73 chromosome 5, Zm-B73-REFERENCE-NAM-5.0, whole genome shotgun sequence genome:
- the LOC109939420 gene encoding uncharacterized protein, producing the protein MGACTSREATAVAAAPGSPAPEARVVLADGALRRFPGGTRASQAVKASAASSAWFLCSADGLELGGAAAAAVGPEEALQPGQLYFVLPAAMRRRPLRAEEMAALAVRASAALAGDGGGPLVFPEAAAGARTAGKEACRKARRGGRSRGRDFVPDLAAIAE; encoded by the coding sequence ATGGGAGCCTGCACCTCCCGCGAGGccacggcggtggcggcggcgccggggtcgccggcgccggaggcgagggtgGTGCTGGCGGACGGCGCGCTGCGGCGGTTCCCTGGCGGCACGCGGGCGTCGCAGGCCGTGaaggcgtcggcggcgtcgtccgCGTGGTTCCTGTGCAGCGCGGACGGGCTGGAGCTCGGCGGCGCCGCGGCGGCGGCCGTGGGGCCCGAGGAGGCGCTGCAGCCCGGGCAGCTGTACTTCGTGCTCCCCGCGGCGATGCGGCGTCGCCCGCTGCGCGCGGAGGAGATGGCCGCGCTCGCCGTCCGCGCCAGCGCCGCGCTggccggcgacggcggcggcccgCTCGTGTTCCCGGAGGCCGCGGCCGGGGCGCGGACCGCCGGCAAGGAGGCGTGCCGCAAGGCCAGGAGGGGCGGCCGCAGCCGCGGCCGGGACTTCGTGCCGGACCTCGCCGCCATTGCTGAGTAG
- the LOC109939422 gene encoding uncharacterized protein, translating to MDPACVSEGDNSKNLHKIDVTVNSYFAVLDGKKVYNRGRTINLVVNPEHYTLIDLEKDVDSYFKWGSCQKPIFWVVEKGDKWQCKLTSDAQLSDLVSSFDLVKLFMTMGRCKEGEETLHVVTDVVGKEMATAANVDKVKEMLAVVADVVSKDMLAAAYPVGKEMDVDNIVYEEMHVDEVIGTTDNGEEGMHEDMDKQPEWREVPEYGQTTAGAPVAQEEEKEHFMTAGCDPDGDEPIGANEEWRYFKFVDGKNVQPVNPVDVQTRRRARAIPEFDLESVPDDEAGLVDDYVVPHTTYDHENPVIKEGDTFEDKAEFLKTIRTYAIKNEFETKIVHSDRERYRARCKDVSCEWKIFAKKLHGGNTFMVLLLPYFQILRPCLGVLYLIFTSLFLLHFFRWSNFQIWTCTLVVVQLQ from the exons ATGGATCCTGCTTGTGTTTCAGAAGG GGATAATTCAAAGAACCTGCATAAAATAGATGTTACCGTCAACTCTTATTTCGCCGTTCTTGATGGTAAAAAGGTGTACAATCGGGGCAGAACAATAAATTTGGTTGTGAATCCAGAACACTATACACTTATTGATTTAGAGAAAGATGTGGATTCATATTTCAAGTGGGGTAGCTGCCAAAAGCCAATTTTCTGGGTTGTTGAAAAGGGTGACAAATGGCAATGTAAGTTGACTTCAGATGCTCAGCTTAGTGACCTGGTAAGTTCATTCGATCTGGTGAAGTTATTTATGACAATGGGAAGATGTAAGGAGGGAGAGGAGACGCTGCATGTTGTGACCGATGTGGTGGGCAAGGAGATGGCTACCGCAGCCAATGTGGACAAGGTGAAAGAAATGCTTGCTGTAGTAGCAGATGTGGTGAGCAAAGATATGCTTGCTGCAGCATATCCGGTGGGCAAGGAGATGGATGTAGACAATATTGTCTATGAAGAGATGCATGTAGATGAGGTGATTGGCACAACAGACAATGGAGAGGAGGGTATGCATGAAGACATGGACAAGCAACCAGAATGGAGAGAAGTGCCTGAATATGGTCAAACAACTGCAGGGGCACCAGTGGCTCAAGAAGAGGAAAAAGAACACTTTATGACAGCTGGGTGTGATCCTGATGGAGATGAGCCGATAGGAGCAAATGAAGAATGGAGATACTTCAAATTTGTTGATGGTAAAAATGTTCAACCAGTGAATCCAGTGGATGTTcagacaagaaggagggcaaggGCTATTCCAGAATTTGATTTAGAAAGTGTCCCTGATGATGAGGCTGGTTTGGTAGATGATTATGTTGTGCCCCATACAACATATGACCATGAGAATCCAGTAATCAAAGAGGGAGACACATTTGAAGACAAGGCTGAATTTCTTAAAACAATTAGGACATATGCCATAAAAAATGAATTTGAGACAAAGATTGTACACAGTGATAGAGAGAGGTACAGAGCAAGGTGCAAAGATGTTAGTTGCGAGTGGAAAATATTTGCAAAGAAGCTACATGGTGGCAACACATTTATGGTTTTACTTCTACCTTATTTTCAAATATTAAGGCCTTGTTTGGGTGTTTTGTACTTGATATTTACTTCTCTTTTTTTGTTACATTTTTTCAGGTGGTCAAACTTTCAGATTTGGACATGCACACTTGTTGTAGTTCAGTTACAGTAA